The Pseudomonas iranensis genome includes a window with the following:
- a CDS encoding MurR/RpiR family transcriptional regulator, with translation MPRPALPATDEISFASAPVNAERLLQMISEEYDALPRQLKRVASYISQQSERIMVERISDIARECEVHPSAIVRFSQRFGFSGFSEMQALFRQAWTHRTTPAQNYQQRIRSLIANNSQTANSGDLARECIDATLSGIERLGRELDELAFDTAVDLIVNADDIYVVGVRRSFAVADYLVYNLQHTQKRIHLVSGVGGSYREQMRSVRANDLVIAISFVPYAKETQDCLRFARQQNANALIITDSPLSPLAKLANSVLLVNEGSALAFRSLSATLCLCQALFVAVAYRLGLNVDEIHEQAGFDD, from the coding sequence ATGCCCCGCCCCGCTCTGCCGGCCACAGACGAAATTTCCTTCGCCAGCGCGCCGGTCAACGCCGAGCGCCTGCTGCAAATGATCAGCGAAGAGTATGACGCCCTGCCGCGCCAGCTCAAACGCGTCGCCAGCTACATCAGCCAGCAGAGCGAGCGAATCATGGTCGAGCGCATCAGCGACATCGCCCGCGAGTGCGAAGTGCATCCGTCAGCCATTGTGCGTTTCTCGCAACGTTTTGGGTTCAGCGGCTTCAGCGAGATGCAGGCGCTGTTCCGCCAGGCCTGGACGCACAGAACCACGCCAGCGCAAAACTATCAGCAACGCATCCGCAGCCTGATCGCCAACAACTCGCAGACCGCCAACAGCGGCGACCTGGCCCGCGAGTGCATCGACGCAACGCTCTCGGGCATAGAACGCTTGGGCCGCGAACTGGACGAGCTGGCGTTCGATACAGCCGTCGATCTCATCGTCAATGCCGACGACATCTATGTGGTCGGAGTCCGCCGCTCGTTCGCCGTCGCCGACTATCTGGTTTACAACCTTCAGCACACGCAGAAGCGCATTCATCTCGTCTCCGGCGTCGGCGGCAGCTATCGCGAGCAAATGCGCAGCGTGCGCGCCAACGACCTGGTCATCGCCATCAGTTTTGTACCCTACGCCAAGGAAACCCAAGACTGCCTGCGCTTCGCCCGGCAGCAGAACGCCAATGCCTTGATCATCACCGATAGCCCTCTCTCGCCACTGGCAAAACTTGCCAATAGCGTGTTGCTGGTCAATGAAGGCAGTGCGCTGGCCTTTCGTTCGCTCAGTGCAACGCTGTGTTTGTGCCAGGCGCTGTTTGTGGCAGTGGCGTATCGGCTGGGCTTGAATGTCGATGAAATTCACGAGCAGGCCGGATTCGACGACTGA
- a CDS encoding glutathione S-transferase: MKLIGMLDSPYVRRVAISAKCLGIDLEHESVSVFRHFERFQQINPVVKAPTLILDDGVVLMDSTLILDYLEASCGKSLLPSDLKQRAQALRLIGLSLAACEKAVQLYYERNLRPADIQYQPWVERVEGQLAAAFTALEKELEHSDLPVDGSLAQTGISLAVAWSFTELVVPDQIDATRFPRITEYTAYAEGTDAFISTPMN; this comes from the coding sequence ATGAAACTGATCGGCATGCTCGACTCCCCCTACGTGCGCCGCGTAGCAATCTCCGCCAAATGCCTGGGGATCGACCTCGAACACGAGTCGGTCTCGGTGTTCCGCCATTTCGAACGATTCCAGCAGATCAACCCTGTGGTCAAGGCGCCCACATTGATCCTCGACGACGGCGTGGTCCTGATGGACTCGACCCTCATCCTCGATTACCTCGAAGCCAGCTGCGGCAAAAGCCTGCTGCCAAGCGATCTCAAACAACGCGCCCAGGCCCTGCGCCTGATCGGCCTGAGCCTCGCCGCCTGCGAAAAAGCCGTGCAGCTTTACTACGAACGCAACTTGCGCCCGGCCGACATCCAATATCAGCCTTGGGTTGAACGCGTCGAAGGCCAACTCGCCGCCGCGTTTACCGCACTGGAAAAAGAACTTGAACACAGTGACTTGCCGGTCGACGGCTCCCTCGCACAGACCGGCATCAGCCTGGCGGTTGCCTGGAGCTTCACCGAACTCGTCGTACCCGATCAGATCGACGCAACACGCTTTCCGCGTATCACCGAGTACACCGCCTACGCAGAAGGCACCGATGCGTTCATCAGCACACCGATGAACTGA
- a CDS encoding DNA alkylation repair protein, with product MSSTDTAAPALKEIFNAKRLQHIADEMSAVYPAFKAKAFLKHARDGLAELSVMQRMARVSESLHAVLPLDYEDSLHVLRELAPRLNSGFVSMCLPHYVASYGAHAFDTSMDALKYFTTFGSSEFAIRYFLRSDLERSLERMHDWTRDENHHVRRLASEGSRPRLPWSFRLEAVQADPLLAAGILDRLKADESLYVRKSVANHLNDVTKVHPEWVLDTIEGWSLDNKHTAWIAKHALRSLIKQGDVRALTVIGAGAKAEVELLDVQVEPAVVRLGEAITLSFTVKSMVAHEQRLVIDYAIEYVKANGGVSRKVFKLKTLGLAGFGTEIVRRHQVIKDFTTRKHFAGRHGVQVMVNGEVLGSAAFEVLI from the coding sequence ATGAGCTCCACCGACACCGCCGCCCCGGCGTTAAAGGAAATCTTCAACGCCAAGCGCTTGCAGCACATCGCTGACGAAATGAGCGCGGTGTACCCGGCGTTCAAGGCCAAGGCGTTTCTCAAACACGCCCGGGACGGACTCGCTGAACTATCAGTGATGCAACGCATGGCGCGTGTCAGCGAAAGCCTGCATGCCGTGCTGCCGCTGGACTACGAAGATTCCTTACATGTGTTACGTGAACTCGCACCAAGGCTGAACAGCGGCTTCGTCAGCATGTGCCTCCCACACTACGTCGCGAGCTACGGCGCCCATGCGTTCGACACCTCAATGGACGCGCTGAAGTACTTCACCACCTTCGGCTCCTCCGAATTCGCCATCCGCTACTTTTTGCGCAGCGACCTCGAGCGCTCGCTGGAACGAATGCATGACTGGACCCGAGACGAAAACCACCACGTTCGACGCCTAGCCAGCGAAGGCAGCCGCCCTCGCCTGCCATGGTCGTTTCGCCTGGAAGCGGTGCAGGCTGATCCTCTGCTGGCCGCCGGGATACTGGATCGGTTGAAGGCGGACGAGAGCTTGTACGTGCGCAAGTCCGTGGCCAACCATTTGAATGACGTGACGAAAGTGCATCCGGAGTGGGTGCTGGACACGATTGAAGGTTGGTCGCTGGACAACAAGCATACGGCCTGGATTGCCAAGCATGCGTTGCGCAGTTTGATCAAACAGGGCGACGTGCGCGCGCTGACGGTGATTGGCGCAGGGGCGAAGGCTGAGGTTGAGTTGTTGGATGTGCAGGTCGAGCCGGCGGTGGTGAGGTTGGGGGAAGCGATTACTTTGTCGTTTACGGTGAAGTCCATGGTGGCGCACGAGCAAAGGCTGGTGATTGATTATGCGATTGAGTATGTGAAGGCAAATGGCGGGGTTTCGAGGAAAGTTTTCAAGTTGAAGACTCTGGGATTAGCGGGTTTCGGGACTGAGATAGTGCGACGGCATCAAGTCATCAAGGATTTTACGACACGCAAGCATTTTGCCGGCCGGCATGGAGTGCAGGTGATGGTTAATGGGGAGGTGTTGGGGAGTGCGGCGTTTGAGGTTTTGATTTGA
- a CDS encoding DUF2931 family protein gives MKLFVALLLGVCITGCQSSDLLSAKSDPKSKWWELAFTEPDYMKVWVEDSSVQDITGKVFFRTGGGTAAGGEPENGTDSARGWTGVGGSGKRVVGADLPIRIYVRWQSIVEQKTWQAWVDIPENARQIMVTSTSQRCPERPDRTARFMASVYLGLAPGGVVQVWVRDSCHRPIKVARAQGEIEPLGPELGKNGGRYAYPVSEKSKRYIEKFGIPYGSW, from the coding sequence ATGAAATTATTTGTCGCCCTGCTACTTGGCGTATGCATAACGGGTTGCCAGTCTTCTGATCTGCTCTCAGCCAAGAGCGATCCAAAGTCGAAATGGTGGGAGCTGGCTTTCACTGAGCCCGATTACATGAAGGTATGGGTGGAGGACAGTTCGGTGCAGGACATAACCGGCAAAGTTTTCTTTAGAACCGGTGGAGGGACTGCTGCGGGCGGAGAGCCTGAAAACGGTACTGACTCTGCTCGCGGCTGGACAGGGGTGGGGGGCAGCGGTAAAAGAGTGGTGGGGGCCGATCTACCCATTCGTATCTATGTTCGCTGGCAATCAATCGTTGAACAGAAAACGTGGCAAGCGTGGGTGGATATTCCAGAGAATGCCAGACAGATAATGGTGACTTCTACCAGTCAACGGTGCCCCGAGAGACCTGACAGGACAGCACGCTTCATGGCCTCTGTTTACTTGGGACTTGCTCCGGGCGGTGTTGTTCAGGTGTGGGTAAGAGACTCATGTCATCGACCGATAAAGGTTGCTCGAGCGCAAGGCGAGATTGAGCCGCTAGGGCCGGAGCTTGGGAAAAACGGTGGTCGCTACGCCTATCCCGTCAGCGAAAAGTCCAAGCGCTATATCGAGAAATTCGGCATCCCGTACGGAAGTTGGTAA
- a CDS encoding phospholipase effector Tle1 domain-containing protein codes for MSGYVPNPPKNYRYEEAKPVDIHAQHWAEYEKHGKEPAREPEKIGIALRIGVFFDGTGNNANNSAAGLLCGAQHPIAPEDIDASCKPYMRNPDSSYANETTNVYKLSELYFAPQKAEGDGSHKRAFRRVYIEGIGTRSGEEDSTFGAGTGRGDTGIAGRVQQSFSEIKSRIEDVINENPNSEITSLTFDTFGFSRGAAAARHFANAVVRGKQGPLGDVLRNNASDFSRTFIDQYQGSINMGFIGLFDTVPSVAGWSNLGNVKSPVATGIKLYLDRRFFTDVVQLSARDEYRANFALSRVKADHLEVILPGVHSDIGGGYRDDIEECVLVSPMQTLEVSKFTDVSTTSIYRDAMVIKNEWISRGWPEDLLEIVTPDALLLPVDQQDRLSPRRKRVYAALQLKRPVSGLLSRVYLRVMHSLAKEKGVRFDDIPATAALAVPSELQALCDRFVAGDYTTTQQEENLLKLKYIHMSANWNHPLGRRDGSGVRAVYINAPTADAIRVQHPHVPDWTLW; via the coding sequence TTGAGTGGCTACGTTCCAAACCCGCCGAAAAACTATCGCTACGAAGAAGCCAAGCCCGTCGACATACACGCCCAGCATTGGGCCGAGTATGAGAAGCATGGTAAAGAGCCTGCGCGCGAGCCCGAGAAAATCGGGATTGCGTTGAGGATCGGGGTGTTCTTTGATGGTACGGGCAACAACGCGAACAACTCAGCTGCGGGGTTGTTGTGTGGTGCTCAGCATCCGATAGCGCCTGAGGATATCGATGCCAGTTGCAAGCCCTATATGCGCAATCCAGATAGTAGCTATGCCAATGAAACAACCAACGTTTACAAACTGAGCGAACTGTACTTCGCACCTCAGAAAGCCGAAGGAGACGGCTCGCACAAGCGGGCGTTTCGCAGGGTGTATATAGAGGGGATTGGCACTCGATCGGGAGAAGAGGACAGTACATTCGGAGCGGGCACGGGCCGCGGAGACACGGGTATAGCGGGTCGTGTCCAACAATCATTTAGCGAGATCAAATCGCGTATTGAAGATGTAATTAACGAAAATCCAAACAGTGAAATTACCTCGCTGACTTTCGATACGTTCGGATTTAGTCGCGGCGCAGCTGCCGCGAGGCATTTTGCCAATGCAGTAGTCCGCGGGAAACAAGGGCCACTCGGAGATGTATTGCGCAACAATGCGAGCGACTTTAGTCGCACCTTCATCGATCAGTACCAAGGCAGCATCAACATGGGATTCATCGGGCTGTTCGACACTGTGCCGTCGGTTGCTGGCTGGTCGAATCTTGGCAACGTTAAAAGTCCTGTGGCCACGGGTATCAAGCTATACCTCGACCGGCGGTTTTTTACTGACGTCGTTCAGCTGTCGGCGCGGGACGAATATCGCGCTAATTTCGCATTGAGTCGCGTTAAAGCCGACCACTTGGAAGTCATTCTTCCAGGGGTGCATTCCGACATCGGCGGCGGTTACCGCGATGACATTGAAGAGTGTGTACTGGTCAGTCCAATGCAAACGCTTGAGGTCTCGAAGTTTACCGATGTATCTACTACGTCGATCTACCGCGATGCCATGGTCATTAAAAATGAGTGGATCTCAAGGGGGTGGCCCGAAGATCTGCTGGAAATTGTTACGCCGGACGCGCTTCTCCTGCCCGTGGATCAACAGGACCGGCTCAGTCCCCGTAGAAAGCGCGTTTATGCAGCTCTGCAACTCAAACGTCCCGTAAGCGGGTTGTTGTCGAGGGTATATCTTCGGGTGATGCATAGCTTGGCAAAAGAGAAGGGGGTTCGCTTCGATGATATTCCAGCCACGGCTGCTTTGGCGGTCCCGTCAGAGCTTCAGGCGTTGTGCGACCGATTTGTCGCAGGTGACTACACCACAACTCAGCAAGAGGAGAACCTGCTGAAGTTGAAATACATTCACATGTCCGCAAATTGGAATCACCCTCTTGGAAGAAGAGACGGCAGCGGAGTCCGCGCCGTCTATATCAATGCGCCCACCGCAGACGCGATTCGCGTGCAGCATCCTCACGTACCTGACTGGACTCTTTGGTAA
- a CDS encoding LysR family transcriptional regulator gives MFDWNDLRFFLELQRSGRLLTAARRLNTTHATVARHIESIEKSLGTALFVQHAQGYEMTPAGEALLKHAEAMENVALLAQEEITQSTAPLGKIRVGVTEGLGIKFLASRMIGLFERYPGLEVELVAVPRFVSILNREAEISIHLERPSADMLVTRKLTDYRLALYASQTYLDNAPPLHSCEDLGRHAWIGYVDDLLFSQELMFLNSFCRSPRVVFHSTSVIAQQEAARSGLGIAVLPCYMAASDPDLVALLPDESIERSYWISTRRELHKSVRLRVVWDYVVGLCEAEQGLLRG, from the coding sequence ATGTTCGACTGGAACGACCTGCGCTTTTTTCTCGAGCTGCAACGCAGTGGCCGCCTGCTCACCGCCGCGCGCCGGCTAAACACCACCCACGCGACGGTGGCGCGGCATATTGAATCGATCGAGAAAAGCCTCGGCACGGCGCTGTTCGTCCAGCACGCCCAAGGCTATGAAATGACCCCGGCGGGGGAGGCGCTACTCAAGCACGCCGAAGCGATGGAAAACGTCGCGCTGCTGGCGCAGGAAGAAATCACCCAGTCCACCGCGCCGCTGGGCAAGATCCGTGTCGGCGTCACCGAAGGCCTTGGCATCAAATTCCTCGCCAGTCGCATGATCGGTCTGTTCGAGCGCTATCCCGGGCTGGAAGTGGAACTGGTCGCTGTGCCGCGCTTTGTCAGCATCCTCAACCGCGAAGCGGAAATCAGCATCCACCTCGAACGGCCATCCGCCGACATGCTGGTCACGCGCAAGCTCACTGACTATCGACTCGCGTTGTATGCCAGCCAAACCTACCTCGACAACGCACCGCCACTGCACAGCTGCGAAGACCTGGGCCGACATGCGTGGATCGGTTACGTTGACGACCTGCTGTTCAGTCAGGAACTGATGTTCCTCAACAGCTTCTGCCGCAGCCCGCGCGTGGTGTTTCACAGCACCAGCGTCATCGCCCAACAGGAAGCGGCGCGCTCGGGGTTGGGCATCGCCGTGCTGCCGTGCTACATGGCCGCGTCCGACCCGGATCTGGTGGCACTGTTGCCGGATGAAAGCATCGAGCGCAGCTACTGGATCAGCACCCGCCGGGAGCTGCACAAATCCGTGCGGCTGCGGGTGGTCTGGGATTATGTGGTGGGGTTATGTGAGGCAGAGCAGGGCCTGTTGCGCGGTTAG
- a CDS encoding GMC family oxidoreductase translates to MQTSLDEFDYIVVGAGPAGCLLANRLSADPQQRVLLLEAGGRDNYAWIHIPVGYLFCIGNPRTDWCFKTEQQPGLNGRALSYPRGKVLGGCSSINGMIYMRGQAGDYDGWAAAGNPGWAWKDVLPLFKQSENHFAGGAEFHGDQGEWRVEQQRLSWPILDAFRSAAEQSGIASINDFNQGDNEGCGYFQVNQKAGVRWNAAKAFLKPLRSRANLTVLTGIEVDRVLLENGRAAKVSAQHEGQTRQFKARKEIVLCAGSVGSPSILQRSGIGPRPLLERLGIGVIHELPGVGGNLQDHLQLRLIYKLENARTLNQIAGSVWGKMGMGLRYLYDRSGPLSMAPSQLGAFARSGPEQTSANLQYHVQPLSLERFGEPLHSFPAFTASVCDLRPQSRGRIEIRSADPQAAPLIQPNYLNHPEDLRVAADAIRLTRRIVSAPALQAFKPVEYLPGDSLQSEEQLHEAAAKIGTTIFHPVGTCRMGNDGDAVVDAQLRVHGVPGLRVADASIMPRITSGNTCSPTLMIAEKAAQLILSRSADISPVGASLLANAVAHSA, encoded by the coding sequence ATGCAGACGTCCCTGGATGAATTCGACTACATCGTGGTCGGCGCCGGCCCCGCCGGTTGCTTGCTGGCCAACCGGCTTTCGGCGGATCCGCAGCAACGGGTGTTGCTGCTCGAAGCCGGCGGACGCGACAACTACGCCTGGATTCATATTCCTGTGGGTTACCTGTTCTGCATCGGTAACCCGCGCACCGACTGGTGCTTCAAAACCGAACAACAACCGGGCCTCAATGGCCGCGCGCTGAGTTATCCGCGCGGCAAGGTGCTGGGCGGCTGTTCGTCGATCAACGGCATGATCTACATGCGCGGCCAGGCCGGCGACTATGACGGCTGGGCGGCGGCAGGCAATCCGGGCTGGGCCTGGAAAGACGTGCTGCCGCTGTTCAAACAGAGCGAAAACCACTTTGCCGGCGGCGCTGAATTTCATGGCGATCAGGGTGAATGGCGAGTCGAACAGCAGCGCCTGTCGTGGCCGATTCTCGATGCCTTTCGCAGCGCTGCCGAGCAAAGCGGCATCGCCAGCATCAATGACTTCAACCAGGGCGACAACGAGGGCTGCGGCTACTTTCAGGTCAACCAGAAAGCCGGGGTGCGCTGGAACGCGGCCAAGGCCTTTTTGAAACCGCTGCGCAGCCGGGCGAACCTGACCGTGCTGACCGGCATCGAGGTTGATCGTGTCTTGCTGGAGAACGGCCGCGCGGCGAAAGTCAGCGCGCAGCATGAAGGCCAGACCAGACAGTTCAAGGCGCGCAAGGAGATTGTCTTGTGCGCCGGCTCGGTCGGCTCGCCGAGCATTCTGCAGCGCTCCGGCATCGGTCCGCGGCCGCTGCTCGAACGCTTAGGGATAGGCGTGATTCATGAGCTGCCGGGCGTCGGCGGCAACCTGCAGGATCACCTGCAACTGCGCCTGATCTACAAGCTGGAAAACGCCCGCACCCTGAACCAGATCGCCGGCAGCGTGTGGGGCAAGATGGGCATGGGCCTGCGTTATCTGTACGACCGCAGCGGGCCGTTGTCGATGGCGCCGAGTCAGTTGGGCGCGTTTGCCCGCTCCGGTCCCGAGCAAACCTCGGCGAACCTGCAATATCACGTGCAGCCGTTATCACTGGAGCGTTTTGGCGAGCCGCTGCACAGCTTCCCGGCGTTCACCGCCTCGGTGTGCGACCTGCGTCCGCAGAGCCGTGGGCGCATCGAAATTCGCTCCGCCGATCCGCAAGCGGCGCCGCTGATCCAGCCCAATTACCTCAACCATCCAGAAGATCTGCGCGTCGCCGCCGATGCAATTCGCCTGACCCGTCGCATCGTCAGCGCCCCTGCCCTGCAAGCGTTCAAACCGGTGGAATACCTGCCCGGCGACAGCTTGCAAAGCGAAGAACAATTGCATGAAGCGGCGGCGAAAATCGGCACGACGATTTTCCATCCGGTCGGCACCTGCCGCATGGGCAACGACGGTGACGCAGTGGTCGATGCGCAATTGCGCGTGCATGGCGTGCCGGGTCTGCGCGTTGCCGATGCGTCGATCATGCCAAGAATTACCTCGGGTAATACCTGTTCGCCTACGCTGATGATTGCCGAGAAGGCGGCACAACTGATTTTGTCCAGATCCGCAGATATCTCCCCTGTGGGAGCGAGCCTGCTCGCGAATGCGGTAGCTCACTCAGCCTAG
- a CDS encoding MFS transporter: MSEHVQPLDAAGSAETSNATQKVIFASSLGTVFEWYDFFLYGALAAVISKQFFAGVNDTTAFIFALMAFAAGFIVRPFGALVFGRLGDMIGRKYTFLATIILMGVATFCVGLLPTYASIGIAAPIILVVLRMLQGLALGGEYGGAATYVAEHAPIGKRGFHTSWIQSTATLGLLLSLLVVLGCRYFTGDQFEVWGWRIPFLLSIVLLGISTWIRLSLHESPAYLKMKEEGKTSKAPIRESFGKWENLKVVLIALFSINAGQAVTFYAAQFYVLFFLTQFLKMDPAVANSLLIISVVIGAPFFIFFGWLSDKVGRKPVLMLGLLLATALYFPIFKSLAHYANPAIDQASRQAPITVLADPATCTFQFDPVGKAKFDSPCDKVKTFLAKQGLPYSSVAAPAGSAVQVSVGDVKLDGFDEAALRGAITLAGYPQQADMQQINKPMIVALIVALIIISAMCYGPLAALMVELFPTRIRYTSMSLPYHIGNGWFGGFLPTVSFALVVYTGDIFYGLWYPVLITGVSLVVGMICLRETKNIDLDKN; this comes from the coding sequence ATGTCAGAACACGTTCAGCCGCTGGACGCTGCGGGCAGCGCCGAGACCAGCAACGCCACGCAAAAAGTCATCTTCGCTTCATCACTCGGGACGGTGTTCGAGTGGTATGACTTCTTCCTCTACGGCGCCCTCGCGGCGGTGATCAGCAAGCAGTTCTTCGCCGGGGTCAACGACACCACGGCATTCATCTTCGCGCTCATGGCGTTCGCCGCCGGCTTCATCGTACGGCCGTTCGGCGCGTTGGTGTTCGGCCGCCTGGGCGACATGATCGGGCGCAAATACACCTTTCTGGCGACGATCATTCTGATGGGCGTGGCGACGTTCTGCGTCGGCCTGCTGCCGACCTACGCCAGCATCGGCATCGCCGCGCCGATCATTCTGGTGGTGCTGCGCATGCTTCAGGGTCTGGCGCTCGGTGGCGAATACGGTGGTGCGGCGACCTACGTAGCCGAACACGCGCCCATCGGCAAACGCGGCTTCCACACCAGTTGGATTCAATCCACCGCGACCCTCGGCCTGCTGCTCTCGCTGCTGGTAGTGCTCGGTTGCCGCTACTTCACCGGCGACCAGTTTGAAGTCTGGGGCTGGCGCATTCCGTTCCTGCTGTCGATCGTGCTGCTGGGTATTTCCACCTGGATTCGCCTGAGCCTGCACGAGTCGCCGGCCTACCTGAAAATGAAGGAAGAAGGCAAAACCTCGAAGGCGCCGATCCGCGAATCCTTCGGCAAATGGGAAAACCTCAAAGTCGTGCTGATCGCCCTGTTCAGCATCAACGCCGGGCAAGCAGTGACCTTCTACGCCGCGCAGTTCTACGTGCTGTTCTTCCTCACCCAGTTCCTGAAAATGGACCCGGCGGTGGCCAACAGTCTGCTGATCATCAGCGTGGTGATCGGCGCGCCGTTCTTCATCTTTTTCGGCTGGCTGTCGGACAAGGTCGGGCGTAAACCGGTGCTGATGCTCGGCCTGCTGCTGGCCACCGCGCTGTACTTCCCGATCTTCAAATCCCTGGCCCATTACGCCAACCCGGCAATCGATCAGGCCAGCCGTCAGGCGCCGATCACCGTCCTCGCCGACCCCGCCACTTGCACCTTCCAGTTCGATCCGGTGGGCAAGGCCAAATTCGACAGCCCGTGCGACAAGGTCAAGACCTTTCTGGCCAAACAAGGCCTGCCGTACTCCAGCGTCGCTGCGCCTGCGGGCAGCGCCGTGCAAGTGAGTGTCGGCGACGTGAAGCTGGATGGTTTCGATGAGGCGGCACTGCGCGGCGCGATTACCCTCGCCGGCTACCCGCAACAAGCCGATATGCAGCAGATCAACAAACCGATGATCGTCGCCCTGATCGTCGCGCTGATCATCATCTCCGCCATGTGCTACGGGCCGCTGGCGGCGCTGATGGTCGAACTGTTCCCGACGCGCATTCGCTACACCTCGATGTCGCTGCCCTACCACATCGGCAACGGCTGGTTTGGCGGATTCCTGCCGACGGTGTCGTTCGCGCTGGTGGTGTACACCGGGGATATTTTCTACGGGCTGTGGTATCCGGTGCTGATCACCGGGGTGAGCCTGGTGGTGGGGATGATCTGTCTGCGTGAGACGAAGAATATCGATCTCGACAAGAACTGA
- a CDS encoding DUF427 domain-containing protein: MKSPSPVISVEQLSGCLLVKFHGIQVAASSHALILNEANYPPVYYIPREDIDEKYFARTDHTSYCPYKGDANYFSLQVPGHEGANAVWTYENPKVSVEPIREYVAFYPDQVKFEVIKAEG; the protein is encoded by the coding sequence ATGAAAAGCCCCAGCCCCGTGATCAGCGTCGAACAACTCAGCGGCTGTCTACTGGTTAAATTCCACGGCATCCAGGTCGCCGCGTCCTCTCACGCGCTGATCCTCAACGAAGCCAACTATCCGCCGGTGTACTACATCCCGCGCGAAGACATCGACGAAAAATACTTCGCCCGCACCGACCACACCAGCTATTGCCCGTACAAGGGCGACGCCAACTATTTCAGCCTGCAAGTGCCCGGACATGAGGGTGCCAACGCGGTGTGGACTTATGAAAACCCGAAGGTCTCGGTTGAACCGATCCGCGAGTACGTGGCGTTTTATCCGGATCAAGTGAAATTCGAGGTGATCAAGGCTGAAGGCTGA